One Actinomycetes bacterium genomic window carries:
- a CDS encoding IS630 family transposase has translation MTRAPAVPLDMTQGQRVALEALARAQGAPHRQVQRAKALLMAA, from the coding sequence ATGACCCGAGCCCCTGCTGTTCCGCTGGACATGACGCAGGGTCAGCGGGTGGCGCTGGAGGCGTTGGCGAGAGCGCAGGGCGCGCCGCATCGTCAGGTGCAGCGGGCGAAGGCGCTGCTGATGGCTGCCGA
- a CDS encoding PLDc N-terminal domain-containing protein — protein sequence MTTTNANAIGTGIAVGAVLAALAFWGYCLFDFTRTDESEMRTFVRPVWIMLLVFTNIFGGLMWLYYGRPQRR from the coding sequence GTGACCACCACGAATGCCAACGCCATCGGCACCGGCATCGCGGTTGGAGCCGTCCTCGCCGCTCTCGCCTTCTGGGGCTACTGCCTGTTCGACTTCACCAGGACCGACGAGTCCGAAATGCGCACCTTCGTGAGACCTGTCTGGATCATGCTCCTCGTCTTCACGAACATCTTCGGTGGACTCATGTGGCTCTACTACGGACGGCCACAACGGCGCTAG